One genomic window of Caballeronia sp. SBC1 includes the following:
- a CDS encoding LysR family transcriptional regulator encodes MNIRFLETFVWLAKLQNFRLTAEKLHTTQAAVSSRIASLEESFDVRLFDRNSRSATLTPAGRKMLAYAERIVRLGEEMRREVDDADADAGLIRIGVIESIVHSWFPALMALVRERYPRLEIEVTSDTTIHLANLLRGGEIELILQTDAIAGPDFTNLPLSEFPVRWVASPKLGLSGRTLDLVDLADFPIVSFSRHSGPHATLEQLFALAVERPARINCITSVAAMIRLVADGFGVAALPPAIIQRELREGTLEVLDVSAEFPSLPLVATCRAQSHPLAARIADLARQAASEFEAALHAERVPAAKADAKPGASPKRGARKTSGMPTPPPEVNARKPGRTRKSSASKAPASKS; translated from the coding sequence GTGAACATCCGCTTCCTCGAAACCTTCGTCTGGCTAGCCAAGCTCCAGAATTTCCGCCTCACGGCCGAGAAACTGCATACCACGCAAGCGGCCGTCTCAAGCCGGATCGCGTCGCTTGAGGAGAGCTTCGACGTCCGGCTGTTCGATCGCAACTCGCGCTCCGCCACGCTCACGCCGGCCGGCCGCAAGATGCTGGCCTATGCGGAGCGCATCGTGCGCCTTGGCGAGGAAATGCGCCGGGAAGTCGACGACGCAGACGCCGACGCGGGCCTGATCCGCATCGGCGTGATTGAATCGATCGTGCATAGCTGGTTCCCGGCGCTAATGGCGCTCGTGCGCGAGCGTTATCCGCGGCTCGAAATAGAAGTCACCAGCGACACCACGATTCACCTCGCGAACCTGCTGCGCGGCGGTGAGATCGAGTTGATCCTGCAGACCGATGCAATCGCTGGCCCCGACTTCACCAATCTGCCGCTGTCTGAATTCCCTGTGCGTTGGGTGGCTAGCCCCAAGCTCGGACTCTCGGGCCGGACCCTCGATCTCGTGGATCTCGCGGACTTTCCCATCGTCAGCTTTTCGCGTCACTCCGGTCCGCACGCAACGCTTGAGCAACTCTTCGCACTGGCAGTCGAGCGGCCCGCGCGGATCAACTGCATCACGTCGGTGGCGGCCATGATTCGGCTGGTTGCCGACGGTTTCGGCGTGGCTGCACTGCCGCCCGCGATCATCCAGCGCGAGTTGCGCGAAGGGACGCTTGAAGTCCTCGATGTGAGCGCCGAGTTTCCGTCGCTGCCGCTGGTGGCGACCTGCCGGGCGCAGAGTCACCCGCTCGCCGCGCGTATCGCCGATCTGGCACGGCAAGCCGCAAGCGAGTTTGAAGCGGCGCTCCACGCTGAGCGGGTTCCTGCTGCGAAGGCCGATGCCAAGCCAGGGGCATCGCCGAAACGCGGCGCGCGCAAGACTAGCGGCATGCCGACGCCGCCGCCGGAAGTCAACGCTCGCAAGCCGGGGCGCACGCGCAAGTCGTCGGCAAGCAAGGCGCCCGCAAGCAAGTCATAA
- a CDS encoding DUF4286 family protein, which produces MSASQPQGQLCIWTDTDPNPVQEADFNAWYDREHMQERVAIPGFRYARRFKATDGGPRRYLALYVTESLDVFRSDAYQRAFTQQTPWSLGNFARMTNTQRRVGELTLEQGDGEGAFLALFVLPPERVEAALLKPRFEAGLRQAGIHAARLFCTAPALSVSLTASKEPVLAAADALVLIEGSDAEATRALAETLADGAEVRTFQMLWRISA; this is translated from the coding sequence ATGAGCGCATCACAACCGCAGGGCCAGCTTTGCATCTGGACGGATACCGACCCCAATCCGGTGCAGGAAGCCGATTTCAACGCGTGGTACGACCGCGAGCACATGCAGGAACGCGTCGCCATTCCCGGCTTTCGCTACGCACGCCGCTTCAAGGCCACCGACGGCGGCCCGCGCCGCTATCTCGCTCTGTATGTGACCGAGTCGCTCGACGTCTTTCGCAGCGACGCTTATCAGCGCGCATTCACTCAGCAAACCCCATGGTCGCTCGGCAACTTCGCGCGGATGACCAACACGCAGCGGCGCGTAGGCGAATTGACGCTTGAACAGGGTGATGGTGAAGGCGCGTTTCTCGCACTGTTCGTACTGCCACCGGAACGCGTTGAAGCCGCGTTGTTGAAGCCGCGCTTCGAAGCAGGTCTGCGTCAGGCCGGCATTCATGCCGCACGGCTTTTTTGCACGGCGCCTGCGTTGTCGGTGTCATTGACGGCATCGAAGGAACCGGTATTGGCCGCCGCCGATGCGCTCGTGCTGATCGAAGGCAGTGACGCCGAGGCCACCCGCGCGCTAGCCGAAACACTCGCGGACGGCGCCGAAGTTCGCACGTTCCAGATGCTCTGGCGCATTTCGGCCTGA
- a CDS encoding MFS transporter yields MNTLAQQSELGSPHVGRGRLATASMVGTSLEWYDFTIYNTLAALVFNHLFFPSVDPLAGTILAFSTYAVGYISRPLGGVIFGNLGDRIGRRAVLMLTLVLMGITTALMGFLPTYAAIGIYSPILLVALRFVQGIALGGEWAGAVLLSIEHGDQNKRGLSASWTQVGPSFGTLLGTGLIALLTLVVSPDDFLAWGWRLPFVASMLLVVFGLWIRRGVDETPQFEQLSHAHATAKVPVVEVLTQHWRRLLIAGGSRIGSDVLYALLVVFTLTYVTTVLHLSRTTALTAVLIGTACNALSVPFFGALSDRFGRRPVYLAGAFAALVWAFVFFVLVDSARPWQIVLAVVVGLVIHAVMYGPQAAFVTEQFPTRVRYAGSSLAYTLAGILGGGFAPLIIVSLFKHYNSTLAVSVYVALAVVVTGISLIVARETARRPLEN; encoded by the coding sequence ATGAATACACTTGCCCAGCAATCCGAGCTCGGTTCGCCGCACGTCGGACGTGGCCGTCTAGCGACGGCGAGCATGGTCGGCACGTCGCTGGAGTGGTACGACTTCACGATCTACAACACGCTCGCCGCGCTTGTTTTCAATCACCTGTTTTTCCCCTCCGTCGATCCGCTCGCGGGCACCATTCTCGCGTTCTCGACGTATGCGGTCGGGTATATCTCGCGGCCGCTCGGCGGCGTGATCTTCGGCAATCTGGGCGATCGGATCGGCCGTCGTGCTGTTCTGATGCTCACGCTCGTGCTGATGGGCATCACCACGGCGTTGATGGGATTCTTGCCGACGTATGCGGCCATCGGCATCTATAGTCCGATCCTGCTCGTCGCGCTGCGCTTCGTGCAGGGCATCGCGCTCGGCGGCGAATGGGCCGGGGCTGTGCTGCTATCGATTGAACATGGCGATCAGAACAAGCGCGGCCTGAGCGCGTCGTGGACGCAGGTCGGGCCGTCGTTCGGCACGCTGCTCGGCACGGGTCTCATCGCGCTACTCACGCTCGTGGTTTCCCCCGACGATTTCCTCGCCTGGGGCTGGCGTCTGCCCTTTGTCGCCAGCATGCTGCTGGTGGTTTTTGGCCTGTGGATACGGCGCGGAGTCGATGAAACCCCGCAGTTCGAGCAACTTAGCCATGCCCATGCAACGGCGAAGGTACCTGTTGTTGAAGTGCTCACGCAGCACTGGCGGCGTCTGCTGATTGCCGGCGGTTCGCGGATCGGCTCAGACGTGCTGTACGCATTGCTGGTCGTGTTCACGCTGACGTATGTCACGACCGTGCTGCATCTGTCACGCACGACTGCGTTGACCGCTGTGTTGATCGGCACCGCGTGCAATGCGTTGAGCGTGCCGTTCTTCGGCGCGCTGTCGGATCGCTTTGGGCGCCGGCCGGTCTATCTCGCTGGCGCGTTTGCCGCGCTGGTGTGGGCGTTCGTTTTCTTCGTGCTTGTGGATAGCGCGCGACCGTGGCAGATCGTGCTCGCCGTCGTGGTGGGGCTCGTGATCCATGCAGTGATGTATGGCCCGCAAGCCGCATTCGTGACTGAGCAGTTTCCAACGCGTGTGCGTTATGCCGGATCGTCGCTCGCTTACACGCTTGCCGGCATTCTCGGCGGCGGCTTCGCGCCGCTCATCATCGTGAGCCTGTTCAAGCACTACAACAGCACGCTGGCGGTGTCGGTGTACGTGGCGCTGGCGGTGGTTGTCACCGGCATTTCGCTGATCGTCGCGCGTGAGACCGCGCGCCGGCCGCTGGAAAACTAA
- a CDS encoding DUF2848 domain-containing protein, translated as MTTLSFNVFPLGAASASTTANIDDLVIAGWAGRDPAAIQAHIDELAALGVAPPSTTPCFYRLAAGLLTQDDSIAVLGEHSGGEVECVLLDSPLGTLVAIGSDHTDREVEAYGVAVSKQVCAKPLGHDAWLYADVAAHWDQLTMRSWLSCADGERRLYQSGAVNGLLEPADLWRRFAGAPTLPAKSAMFGGTLAVHGAIAAMSSGDAFELELHDPVLGRTLKHRYSVASLPVVA; from the coding sequence ATGACTACGCTTTCCTTCAACGTATTTCCCCTCGGCGCAGCGTCTGCGTCGACCACGGCCAACATAGACGACCTTGTGATTGCCGGCTGGGCAGGGCGCGATCCTGCCGCGATCCAGGCGCATATCGATGAACTCGCGGCTCTTGGTGTAGCGCCGCCTTCGACCACGCCATGTTTCTATCGTTTGGCCGCTGGCCTGCTCACGCAGGACGACAGCATCGCCGTGCTCGGTGAGCACTCGGGCGGCGAAGTCGAATGTGTGCTGCTCGACAGCCCGCTTGGTACGCTGGTCGCTATCGGCTCAGATCATACGGATCGCGAAGTAGAGGCGTATGGCGTGGCGGTATCGAAGCAGGTTTGTGCCAAACCGCTTGGCCACGATGCCTGGCTTTATGCCGATGTCGCCGCGCATTGGGATCAGTTGACAATGCGCTCGTGGTTGAGCTGCGCTGACGGTGAGCGCCGCCTTTATCAATCGGGTGCGGTCAACGGACTGCTGGAACCGGCCGACTTGTGGCGAAGGTTCGCGGGTGCGCCAACACTGCCTGCGAAGAGCGCGATGTTCGGTGGCACGCTTGCTGTGCACGGCGCGATAGCGGCGATGTCCTCGGGCGATGCCTTCGAACTCGAGCTTCACGATCCGGTGCTCGGACGCACTTTGAAACATCGGTATTCGGTGGCTTCGCTGCCGGTCGTTGCCTGA
- a CDS encoding amidase yields MPLFAPKTPLADLAAMLDAGTTTSRELTETALERIAADGGNGGAAFCFVDADGARRQADALDALRRAGTRLSPLAGVPISIKDLFDVQGQPTRAGSRVLADAPPARTDAPAIARLRRAGAVLIGRTNMSEFAFSGLGLNPHYGTPASPWRRSERHVAGGSSSGAAASVADGMAAAGLGSDTGGSLRIPAAFCGLTGFKPSAGRVPTEGAVPLSPTLDVVGAIAPSVACCVTMDGVLSGASFDASRPLAGARFAVLRNYVMDGIEPEVARTYEAALDKLAQAGALLTEVRFAPLDSLPAINTFGFSPIEAFAAHRSRLGTHADAYDRRVLARIRRGEAASAADYLDLLAARRTTIAAAQQFFAGFDAFIMPTVPIAPPAIASLEADDAAFAAANALVLRNPSVVNFLDGCAVSVPCHREGDAPVGLSVGGFHGQDEMILALAGAAETALGA; encoded by the coding sequence ATGCCGCTCTTCGCTCCCAAGACCCCGCTCGCCGATCTCGCCGCCATGCTCGACGCAGGCACTACGACCTCTCGCGAACTGACTGAAACCGCGCTGGAACGCATTGCTGCCGATGGCGGTAATGGCGGCGCCGCATTCTGTTTCGTGGACGCTGACGGTGCCCGCCGCCAGGCCGATGCCCTCGATGCACTCCGCCGTGCAGGCACGCGTCTCTCGCCGCTCGCGGGGGTGCCAATATCGATAAAGGATCTCTTCGATGTACAAGGCCAGCCGACCCGCGCCGGTTCCCGCGTTCTCGCCGATGCTCCGCCTGCCCGCACCGACGCGCCCGCGATCGCCCGGTTAAGGCGTGCCGGCGCGGTGCTGATCGGGCGCACCAACATGAGCGAGTTCGCATTCTCGGGGCTGGGTCTCAATCCGCACTACGGCACGCCTGCATCGCCGTGGCGCCGTAGCGAACGACACGTGGCGGGAGGGTCGTCGTCGGGGGCGGCAGCTTCGGTGGCCGATGGCATGGCGGCAGCGGGCCTTGGCAGCGACACGGGCGGATCGCTGCGCATTCCGGCCGCGTTTTGCGGACTCACGGGTTTTAAACCGAGCGCGGGACGTGTACCGACTGAGGGTGCTGTGCCGCTGTCGCCTACGCTCGATGTAGTCGGCGCCATTGCGCCGAGTGTCGCGTGCTGCGTGACGATGGATGGCGTGCTCTCGGGGGCCTCGTTCGACGCAAGCAGGCCGCTTGCGGGCGCGCGGTTCGCGGTGCTGCGCAACTATGTGATGGACGGCATTGAGCCGGAAGTTGCACGAACTTATGAAGCGGCGTTGGACAAGCTCGCTCAAGCCGGCGCCTTGCTTACTGAAGTCCGTTTCGCGCCGCTCGATTCGCTGCCTGCGATCAACACGTTCGGCTTCTCGCCGATAGAAGCGTTTGCTGCTCATCGCTCGCGCCTCGGTACTCACGCGGATGCATACGACCGGCGCGTGCTGGCGCGGATCAGGCGCGGCGAGGCGGCATCGGCGGCGGATTACCTTGATCTGCTCGCAGCGCGGCGCACGACCATCGCGGCGGCTCAGCAGTTCTTCGCCGGCTTCGATGCGTTCATCATGCCGACCGTTCCTATCGCCCCGCCTGCGATTGCCTCGCTCGAAGCCGATGACGCAGCTTTCGCCGCAGCCAACGCGCTGGTGCTGCGTAATCCAAGCGTGGTGAATTTTCTCGATGGCTGCGCGGTTTCGGTGCCTTGCCATCGGGAGGGGGATGCGCCTGTGGGGCTGAGCGTCGGCGGATTCCATGGTCAGGACGAGATGATTCTCGCGCTGGCGGGAGCGGCGGAAACAGCGCTTGGGGCTTAA